A region from the Variovorax sp. RKNM96 genome encodes:
- a CDS encoding DUF4387 domain-containing protein, producing the protein MPKISEVCRHVRSKNAGPFWITLDLSFPDSESFERYANAAALQPAAIAALYDVDATQVKRFLVHDLSVVKISYPRRSPQGGAMERDMHGGQQYIRLLDVVLE; encoded by the coding sequence ATGCCTAAGATCAGTGAAGTCTGCCGCCATGTGCGATCCAAGAACGCAGGCCCGTTCTGGATCACCCTCGACCTGTCGTTCCCTGACAGCGAGAGTTTCGAACGGTATGCCAACGCGGCCGCGCTTCAGCCAGCGGCCATTGCTGCGCTCTACGACGTCGACGCCACCCAGGTCAAACGCTTCCTGGTGCACGACCTGAGCGTCGTGAAAATTTCCTATCCGCGTCGCAGCCCTCAAGGGGGGGCGATGGAGCGCGACATGCATGGCGGCCAACAGTACATCCGGCTGCTGGACGTGGTGTTGGAATAG
- a CDS encoding acyclic terpene utilization AtuA family protein: MTDRLQDTVNVLVPTGALGAGVRESDVVAGLAMGAHAIACDAGSTDSGPAYLATGVAKYSRAAIKTDLAILMRAQARSGLPLLIGTCGTSGCDAALDWTREIALEIAREHDLHPRIALLYSEQPPELIAAKARECRVTPLAPMVHADPELFGQCEHIVALMGPEPYIAALEAGADIVLGGRTTDTAVLAAVPLMRGAGVGPAWHAAKIAECGGLCAANPRDGGVMMRVGADAFEIEPLSANNHCTPRTVSAHMLYENSDPFQLIEPGGILEVTDARYAAVDDRVVRVTGSRFLPRPYTMKLEGASAGAFQTIMLVGIQDRAVLKELDRFLKQMHRHLCQRVNDTMGERIGSFDISLRPYGANAVSGLPLSASSAVPVEIGLLFIATAATQALATQIAKTCNPLFFHMPLNCDTPLPSYAFPFSPAEIERGAVYEFMLNHVVHVDHALELVRTEYVDTAELQDA; the protein is encoded by the coding sequence ATGACCGACCGACTTCAGGACACCGTCAACGTGCTGGTGCCCACCGGTGCGCTCGGCGCTGGCGTGCGGGAATCCGATGTGGTCGCGGGCTTGGCCATGGGGGCGCATGCCATCGCGTGCGATGCCGGTTCGACCGACAGCGGTCCGGCGTACCTGGCCACTGGCGTCGCAAAGTATTCGAGGGCGGCGATCAAAACGGACCTGGCGATCCTGATGCGGGCGCAGGCCCGTTCGGGCCTGCCGCTGTTGATCGGCACATGCGGAACTTCTGGTTGCGATGCTGCCCTCGACTGGACACGCGAAATCGCCTTGGAAATCGCGCGCGAGCACGACCTGCACCCGCGCATCGCGCTGCTGTATTCCGAGCAACCACCCGAGTTGATCGCCGCGAAAGCAAGGGAATGCCGCGTCACCCCACTCGCGCCGATGGTCCATGCAGATCCCGAACTGTTCGGCCAATGCGAACACATCGTGGCCTTGATGGGGCCGGAGCCCTACATCGCCGCGCTCGAGGCCGGTGCCGACATCGTGCTGGGCGGTCGCACGACGGACACCGCCGTGCTGGCGGCCGTGCCGCTCATGCGTGGTGCCGGCGTAGGTCCGGCATGGCACGCTGCCAAGATCGCTGAGTGTGGAGGACTGTGCGCCGCCAACCCCCGCGACGGCGGCGTGATGATGCGTGTGGGTGCTGACGCTTTTGAGATCGAACCGCTCAGCGCCAACAACCATTGCACGCCGCGCACCGTGTCGGCCCACATGCTGTACGAGAACAGTGACCCGTTTCAGCTGATTGAACCGGGGGGCATCCTCGAAGTCACCGATGCGCGCTATGCGGCGGTGGACGATCGCGTGGTGCGTGTCACAGGTTCGCGCTTCCTTCCCCGTCCCTACACCATGAAGCTCGAAGGCGCCTCCGCCGGCGCGTTCCAGACCATCATGCTGGTGGGTATCCAGGACCGCGCTGTGCTCAAGGAGCTTGACCGCTTCCTGAAACAAATGCACCGGCACCTGTGCCAGCGCGTGAACGACACCATGGGCGAACGCATCGGCAGCTTTGACATCTCGCTGCGCCCGTACGGTGCAAATGCCGTGTCCGGTCTGCCGTTGTCAGCCTCGAGTGCCGTACCCGTGGAAATCGGCCTGCTTTTCATTGCAACGGCCGCGACGCAGGCGCTGGCGACGCAGATCGCCAAAACATGCAATCCGTTGTTCTTTCACATGCCGCTGAACTGCGATACGCCGTTGCCGAGTTACGCCTTCCCGTTCTCGCCCGCCGAGATCGAGAGAGGCGCCGTCTACGAATTCATGCTCAACCATGTGGTGCACGTCGACCACGCCCTCGAACTGGTGCGTACCGAATACGTCGACACCGCGGAGCTGCAAGATGCCTAA
- a CDS encoding MmgE/PrpD family protein codes for MERTLEPRASAPGAAADQQALQATVAQKLAEHLAAIQINNISAKAKQVAISCIIDTIGVTLLGATEPVVSVLQKALAADVTQGKALVFGGRRRAGVLEAAFVNGTASHAADYDDMAHAMGGHPSVTLVPVIFALGESLGSTGAEVLEAYVVGFEAECRIGHVVNPDHYERGWHPTSTIGVFGAAAAAARLLKLDVRGTTTALAIAASLGSGVKANFGTMTKPLHVGQCVRNGLMAAQLAAGGFTANPGVLEHKQGYFQAYDGLANVHIDHLLIGVGEGLEVEQDSVGVKQFPCCGSTHPAVRGMLALRSQGLKPDDVESIEIMTNRRRLPHTNNPNPQSALGAKFSIQYATARALIDGAPRLRHFEGEAFLEPAVRELLAKTSVAAYPPTIEAAAHEEVNEMAADLTVVTKAGKTLHSHAPHQLGRGGADPMSIDEMLEKYTDCASRLLPPSQIDASFKALQQLEACRNVAEIAQLFEVTA; via the coding sequence ATGGAACGCACGCTTGAACCCCGCGCAAGTGCGCCTGGCGCGGCAGCCGATCAGCAGGCGCTCCAAGCCACGGTCGCGCAAAAACTTGCCGAGCATCTGGCCGCGATCCAGATCAACAACATCTCAGCCAAGGCGAAGCAGGTCGCCATCAGTTGCATCATCGACACCATCGGCGTGACGCTGCTCGGTGCGACGGAACCGGTCGTGTCCGTCTTGCAGAAGGCGTTGGCCGCTGACGTGACGCAGGGCAAGGCTCTGGTGTTCGGTGGCAGGCGCCGCGCGGGCGTCCTGGAAGCCGCGTTCGTCAACGGCACTGCCTCGCATGCCGCCGACTATGACGACATGGCGCATGCCATGGGGGGGCACCCGTCGGTGACGCTGGTGCCGGTCATCTTCGCGCTCGGTGAATCCCTCGGCTCGACAGGCGCTGAAGTGCTGGAAGCCTACGTCGTCGGCTTCGAGGCCGAATGCCGCATCGGCCACGTCGTCAACCCCGATCACTACGAGCGCGGCTGGCATCCGACGTCAACGATCGGTGTATTCGGCGCTGCTGCTGCGGCCGCACGCCTGCTCAAGCTCGACGTACGGGGCACCACCACCGCTTTGGCGATCGCTGCCTCGCTCGGCTCCGGAGTGAAGGCCAATTTCGGCACCATGACGAAGCCGCTGCATGTCGGCCAGTGTGTGCGCAATGGCTTGATGGCTGCGCAACTCGCCGCCGGCGGCTTCACCGCCAATCCGGGGGTCCTCGAGCACAAGCAAGGCTACTTTCAGGCCTACGACGGACTCGCCAACGTACACATCGATCATTTGCTGATCGGCGTGGGCGAAGGCCTGGAGGTCGAGCAAGATTCGGTCGGCGTCAAGCAGTTTCCATGCTGCGGCAGCACCCACCCGGCCGTGCGCGGCATGCTGGCGCTGAGGAGCCAGGGGTTGAAGCCGGACGATGTCGAATCGATCGAAATCATGACCAATCGGCGCCGCCTCCCGCACACGAACAACCCCAACCCGCAATCGGCACTGGGCGCAAAGTTCAGTATCCAGTACGCAACGGCGCGCGCGTTGATTGACGGTGCTCCGCGGTTGCGTCATTTCGAGGGGGAGGCCTTCCTCGAGCCCGCCGTGCGCGAGTTGCTGGCAAAGACCTCCGTGGCGGCATATCCGCCGACGATCGAGGCGGCCGCTCACGAGGAAGTCAACGAGATGGCCGCAGACCTCACGGTCGTCACCAAGGCGGGCAAGACTCTGCATTCTCATGCGCCACACCAACTGGGCCGTGGCGGCGCGGACCCGATGTCGATCGATGAGATGCTCGAGAAATACACCGACTGCGCAAGTCGCTTATTGCCGCCCTCACAGATCGATGCGTCGTTCAAAGCGCTCCAGCAACTTGAGGCTTGCCGCAACGTCGCCGAGATCGCCCAACTCTTCGAGGTGACGGCATGA
- a CDS encoding TauD/TfdA family dioxygenase, whose protein sequence is MDPYHGKANWLAADMADTREWIMQLTPAQIADLDQALQAAKAAGITIDKLTKQNFPLSVFDKLVPEIQDRLENGRGIVVLRGLPAERYSRDDLRLMYWGMGLYLGTAVSQSSKGDLLGDVRNFGQDVNSATGRGYMSNQKLGFHTDTADVVALIVMRTAKSGGRSMICSSIAIRNEIAATRPDLLAELYKPFYWSWKGQEAPGESPYYQQPIYTEHERKFACRHIWTHITAAQENYPELPRLTDKQIEAVTLLNKLANDERFHLGMMFEPGDIQLLNNHVTYHSRTEFEDYEEEDRKRHLLRMWLSMPNTRALSPLMSAIYRDQRAGAVRGGFPSRTGTHSFTTAKAQD, encoded by the coding sequence TTGGACCCCTACCACGGCAAAGCCAACTGGCTTGCTGCCGACATGGCGGATACGCGCGAATGGATCATGCAGCTCACGCCCGCGCAAATCGCGGATCTCGACCAAGCCCTGCAGGCGGCGAAAGCAGCGGGCATCACCATCGACAAGCTCACCAAACAGAACTTTCCGCTCAGCGTGTTCGACAAGCTGGTGCCCGAGATCCAGGACCGGTTGGAAAATGGGCGGGGCATCGTCGTCCTGCGCGGCCTGCCAGCGGAAAGATATTCTCGCGATGACCTTCGCCTGATGTACTGGGGCATGGGTCTGTACCTCGGTACCGCTGTCTCGCAAAGCAGCAAGGGTGACCTTCTCGGCGACGTGCGCAACTTCGGCCAGGACGTCAACAGCGCGACCGGCCGCGGCTACATGTCCAACCAGAAACTGGGTTTTCACACCGACACCGCCGACGTCGTCGCCCTCATCGTGATGCGCACCGCCAAGAGTGGCGGCCGATCGATGATCTGCAGCTCGATCGCCATTCGCAACGAAATCGCAGCCACACGGCCAGACCTGCTGGCCGAGCTCTACAAGCCGTTCTACTGGAGCTGGAAGGGCCAGGAAGCGCCCGGCGAATCGCCGTACTACCAGCAGCCGATCTACACGGAGCACGAGCGCAAGTTCGCGTGCCGCCATATCTGGACGCACATCACTGCAGCGCAAGAAAATTATCCCGAACTGCCGCGACTCACCGACAAGCAGATCGAGGCGGTGACGCTTCTCAACAAGCTTGCCAATGACGAGCGCTTCCATCTCGGGATGATGTTCGAGCCGGGCGACATCCAACTGCTGAACAACCACGTCACCTACCACTCGCGGACCGAGTTCGAGGACTATGAAGAGGAAGACCGCAAGCGTCATCTCCTTCGCATGTGGTTGTCGATGCCGAATACGCGTGCGCTGAGTCCATTGATGTCGGCGATCTACCGTGACCAGCGCGCGGGCGCTGTACGCGGCGGTTTCCCCTCGCGCACAGGCACGCACAGTTTCACAACCGCGAAGGCGCAGGACTGA
- a CDS encoding GntR family transcriptional regulator: MNAKTPVESEDLSAAEPALALSELAHKAMMGMLLRGELAPNEVVTERQIALQLGISRTPLREAVRRLEGERFLERQRNGALVVRAMPVEEYMHVLNVRRLLEGEAARLAAGRVSIAELEVLKGRIGEALKLPEDAVTPEFAASDRDLHALIAQASGNPVLQQMIDDLKTRTSMFKFGRLPSRRKSVCAEHLEIIEALIAGDGQRAQKAMQDHVDQVRLMILARLGGQ, translated from the coding sequence ATGAACGCGAAAACACCAGTTGAGTCGGAAGACCTGAGCGCCGCTGAACCGGCGCTGGCACTTTCCGAATTGGCACACAAAGCGATGATGGGCATGCTCCTAAGAGGAGAGCTCGCCCCCAACGAAGTCGTGACGGAGCGACAGATCGCCCTCCAGTTGGGCATCTCCAGGACCCCGCTGCGCGAAGCGGTCCGGCGCCTGGAGGGCGAGAGATTCCTTGAGCGGCAGCGCAACGGGGCTTTGGTTGTGCGTGCAATGCCAGTTGAGGAGTACATGCATGTGCTCAATGTTCGGCGGTTGCTCGAAGGCGAGGCCGCACGCTTGGCTGCCGGCCGCGTATCCATCGCGGAACTTGAGGTTCTCAAGGGCCGGATTGGCGAGGCGTTGAAGTTGCCGGAAGACGCCGTGACACCCGAGTTCGCCGCCAGTGATCGGGATCTGCACGCGTTGATCGCGCAAGCGTCTGGCAATCCGGTGCTGCAGCAGATGATCGACGATCTCAAGACCCGGACATCGATGTTCAAGTTCGGTCGCCTGCCCTCGCGCCGCAAGAGCGTCTGCGCTGAGCATCTTGAAATCATCGAGGCCCTGATCGCTGGCGATGGTCAGCGCGCGCAGAAAGCGATGCAGGACCACGTCGACCAGGTGCGGCTCATGATCCTGGCGCGCCTCGGCGGTCAGTAA
- a CDS encoding tripartite tricarboxylate transporter substrate-binding protein, with protein MIKIRRSLTAFAGALLVSSLVAAQGTYPTKPLHFVVPFAPGGESDIVARQVANKLAVLRGYTVIVDNFPGAGGNLGAEKAMKEPADGYTFLVISGAYAANAAVNKSAFDPIAAIQPVIQFSTQPSVLIANLKYKTVGELVDKARKSPGHLNFGTAGIGSLGHLSNENFALVTGVSMNHIPYKGTSNAVTDLAGGQIDMMFAGVTGARALAKGGKIRMLAVTSPKRLQVLPDVPTLVESGIAYESSLWHGLVASKDVPPSIIEKINADLNAALRDPDLVSKFNAELLSPVGGTPDRFKEVITTELDRLQRIVKAANVKPQ; from the coding sequence TTGATCAAAATTCGGCGCAGCCTGACTGCTTTCGCGGGCGCTCTTCTTGTTTCGTCACTTGTGGCCGCCCAGGGCACATATCCCACCAAGCCGCTTCACTTCGTTGTGCCTTTCGCACCCGGTGGCGAGTCGGACATCGTTGCCCGCCAAGTGGCGAACAAACTTGCGGTGCTTCGCGGCTATACCGTCATCGTGGACAACTTTCCTGGGGCGGGGGGTAACTTAGGTGCGGAGAAAGCGATGAAGGAGCCTGCAGACGGCTACACCTTTCTTGTGATCTCAGGCGCATACGCCGCCAATGCCGCAGTCAACAAATCCGCTTTCGACCCGATCGCCGCGATCCAACCGGTGATCCAGTTCAGCACACAGCCCAGTGTTCTGATCGCCAATCTCAAATACAAAACCGTTGGGGAACTTGTCGACAAAGCGCGCAAGTCGCCGGGCCACCTCAACTTCGGCACCGCGGGCATAGGAAGCCTGGGCCATCTTTCCAATGAGAACTTTGCGTTGGTCACAGGCGTATCGATGAATCACATCCCCTACAAAGGCACCAGCAACGCAGTCACTGACCTTGCTGGCGGCCAGATCGACATGATGTTTGCGGGCGTGACCGGCGCGAGGGCGCTGGCAAAGGGCGGCAAGATTCGCATGCTCGCGGTGACCTCCCCCAAGCGTCTTCAAGTCCTTCCTGATGTACCAACGCTCGTCGAGAGCGGCATTGCTTATGAATCGTCGCTCTGGCACGGGTTGGTGGCATCAAAAGACGTGCCGCCGTCGATCATCGAAAAAATCAACGCCGACTTGAATGCTGCGCTTCGTGATCCCGACCTCGTGTCCAAGTTCAATGCAGAACTCCTCTCCCCTGTGGGCGGAACGCCGGACAGATTCAAGGAAGTGATCACGACTGAGCTGGATCGACTCCAGCGCATCGTCAAAGCTGCCAACGTGAAGCCGCAGTAA
- a CDS encoding alpha/beta hydrolase codes for MVDSKSSAHTRGHERLVDGARIKALLRMALVWACPVAVLALAGCTTPKIENPPEFATVAKQGVLFVGGKYKSDPAQGMTDQAYVFYQIPKGYAPGRDGKWPIIMVHGSEQTGANFLGTPDGRPGWVWYFVSQGWPVYVIDQPGHGKSGYFPETYGVQAASPQPARVQGLFAGPELTQPTAWPEAPLHTQWPGGAGSGKRGNEAFDQFMASQVANVPEHKRALALTRRALGELLGRIGPSILVTHSMAGPLSWMVPQDNPGKIKAVIAIEPTGNSSLRGDAAPGSPCGLTDECLRFSPAIESPADLGLVKTPSPIAGLQSCWLQTPPARTLADLAGLPILIATSEASYHAQYDHCTSLFLSQAGVTNTWINLASVGIRGNGHMQMLELNNLEIANFYKNWILRHVR; via the coding sequence ATGGTCGATTCGAAATCGTCAGCACATACGCGTGGCCACGAACGTTTGGTGGACGGCGCGCGGATAAAAGCACTGCTTCGCATGGCACTCGTGTGGGCGTGCCCTGTCGCGGTCTTGGCCCTTGCTGGATGCACCACGCCGAAGATCGAAAATCCGCCCGAATTTGCAACAGTTGCCAAGCAGGGCGTGCTCTTTGTGGGCGGTAAATACAAGAGCGATCCCGCTCAGGGAATGACGGATCAAGCTTACGTTTTCTACCAGATCCCCAAGGGCTACGCTCCAGGACGCGACGGCAAGTGGCCCATCATCATGGTCCATGGCAGTGAGCAAACGGGCGCAAATTTTCTTGGCACTCCGGATGGCCGGCCTGGCTGGGTTTGGTACTTCGTAAGCCAAGGGTGGCCTGTCTATGTGATCGATCAACCCGGACACGGAAAATCCGGGTATTTTCCTGAGACCTATGGAGTTCAAGCCGCCTCCCCCCAACCCGCAAGGGTTCAGGGACTCTTTGCAGGCCCCGAACTGACCCAACCTACTGCATGGCCAGAAGCGCCCCTGCATACGCAATGGCCAGGCGGGGCGGGCAGCGGCAAACGAGGCAATGAAGCATTCGATCAATTCATGGCTTCGCAGGTCGCAAATGTTCCTGAGCATAAAAGAGCACTTGCCTTGACAAGACGTGCACTGGGCGAGTTGCTTGGGCGAATCGGGCCATCCATTTTGGTGACTCATTCCATGGCCGGCCCTTTGAGTTGGATGGTTCCGCAAGACAATCCGGGGAAGATCAAGGCGGTCATTGCCATCGAGCCAACCGGTAACTCAAGTTTGCGGGGCGACGCTGCGCCAGGAAGTCCCTGCGGACTGACGGACGAATGCCTTCGATTTTCGCCAGCTATCGAAAGCCCAGCGGATCTCGGGCTTGTCAAGACGCCATCACCAATCGCAGGGCTGCAGAGTTGCTGGTTGCAAACGCCGCCCGCTCGCACACTTGCGGACCTTGCCGGCTTGCCCATCTTGATCGCAACGAGCGAAGCTTCGTATCACGCACAGTACGATCACTGCACCTCGCTTTTCCTGAGTCAGGCTGGAGTGACGAACACTTGGATCAATTTGGCTTCAGTAGGAATCAGAGGTAACGGGCACATGCAGATGCTCGAACTGAACAATCTGGAAATCGCGAATTTCTACAAGAATTGGATACTTCGGCATGTGCGATGA
- a CDS encoding LysR substrate-binding domain-containing protein, which produces MKFNQLLAVTAVAEQGSLRAAARHLGMSQPSLTRSIGELERELGATLFERRARGMALTPVGEVFIRRARVIGSEARRAQEEVSQFLGGDQGGVEVCLSIVAHMTLLPTALPLFQKRYAHTRLRIVEGSFPAAEPRLRDGSMDFYIGPAPERAPGREFAVEKLFDNTRAVFARRGHPRAKARSLAELTDEMWATTGITAKAESEFTQLFARHNLPPPRTTIQADSMLSLMTTLMSSDALAVTLRQYSEFPLTRDALQVIEVKEPMPAPGIVLIRRAALPLTPAAEYLADMFRRAAANYAQR; this is translated from the coding sequence ATGAAATTCAACCAATTGCTGGCGGTGACCGCGGTCGCGGAACAGGGGAGCCTGCGGGCTGCGGCGCGACATCTGGGCATGTCGCAACCTTCACTCACGCGCAGCATCGGTGAGCTCGAACGCGAACTCGGCGCGACCTTGTTCGAACGGCGCGCGCGCGGCATGGCGCTGACGCCGGTCGGGGAGGTTTTCATCCGGCGCGCCAGGGTGATCGGCAGCGAGGCACGCCGAGCACAGGAGGAGGTGAGTCAATTCCTCGGGGGTGACCAGGGGGGTGTTGAGGTCTGTCTGTCGATCGTTGCCCATATGACCCTGCTGCCGACCGCTCTGCCACTGTTTCAGAAGCGCTATGCGCACACGCGCCTGCGCATCGTCGAAGGATCGTTTCCCGCGGCGGAACCGCGGCTGCGCGACGGCAGCATGGACTTCTACATAGGTCCGGCGCCCGAGCGCGCGCCAGGGCGAGAGTTTGCGGTCGAAAAGCTATTCGACAACACCCGCGCAGTGTTTGCGCGGCGTGGCCATCCGCGTGCCAAGGCGCGCTCGCTGGCCGAACTGACGGACGAGATGTGGGCGACCACAGGAATCACGGCCAAGGCAGAGAGCGAGTTCACGCAGTTGTTCGCCCGGCACAACCTGCCGCCGCCACGCACGACCATCCAGGCCGATTCGATGCTTAGCTTGATGACAACCTTGATGTCATCGGATGCGCTCGCGGTCACACTGCGCCAGTACAGCGAATTTCCACTGACGCGTGATGCCCTCCAGGTGATCGAAGTCAAAGAGCCAATGCCAGCGCCGGGCATCGTCCTCATTCGTCGCGCGGCCTTGCCACTGACGCCGGCCGCCGAATATCTCGCCGACATGTTTCGCCGGGCCGCGGCGAATTACGCTCAGCGCTGA
- a CDS encoding tripartite tricarboxylate transporter substrate binding protein has product MKRRNLLAATLTIAALGTALDVHATDYPSKPITIIAPSGPGGGYDLTGRVLADVLSKQMGASFIVENRAGSGTLIGTQTAAAAAPDGYTLMVGGLSNLVFNAALYKKLPYDPKTFVPIGLAARYPYLMVARGDLPQNNLKELVAELRANPDRLTIATSGPGSGQEVMATLFARSTGTKIAQIPYKAAAPAYQDLLAGRVDLFLDTLTTAKPHVDSKRLKAIFITSEKRSPHLPAVPTAAELGLPQLQMGTWFGLFAPRGVPLQVLEQLQTALRAAVQSGELARRLEPLGIEVMNVDQAATEAFINAEYARWTKTIKQSGTTLD; this is encoded by the coding sequence ATGAAACGCCGCAACCTGCTAGCTGCCACGCTTACCATCGCCGCGCTGGGGACCGCCCTGGATGTGCACGCGACCGATTACCCCAGCAAGCCCATCACGATCATCGCGCCGTCCGGTCCGGGCGGCGGATACGACCTCACAGGCCGCGTGCTGGCGGATGTGCTGAGCAAGCAGATGGGGGCGTCGTTTATCGTCGAGAACCGCGCAGGGTCCGGAACACTGATCGGAACGCAGACAGCAGCTGCGGCGGCCCCGGACGGCTACACACTGATGGTCGGCGGCTTGAGCAATCTCGTGTTCAATGCTGCGCTCTACAAGAAGCTTCCTTACGACCCCAAGACGTTCGTTCCAATCGGGCTGGCTGCACGCTATCCGTACCTGATGGTGGCACGCGGCGATCTGCCTCAGAACAATCTCAAGGAACTCGTTGCCGAACTTCGCGCCAACCCGGACCGGCTGACCATCGCCACCTCCGGGCCGGGCAGCGGGCAGGAAGTCATGGCGACGCTGTTCGCCAGGTCGACCGGCACGAAGATCGCTCAGATCCCCTACAAGGCGGCCGCACCCGCCTACCAAGATCTTCTCGCCGGCCGCGTAGACCTCTTTCTGGACACCCTCACCACGGCCAAGCCACACGTCGACTCCAAGCGCCTGAAGGCCATCTTCATCACCAGCGAGAAGCGCAGCCCGCACCTGCCCGCAGTCCCCACAGCCGCCGAACTCGGACTTCCACAATTGCAGATGGGCACCTGGTTCGGCCTTTTCGCGCCACGCGGTGTGCCGCTCCAAGTGCTCGAACAACTGCAAACCGCCTTGCGAGCGGCCGTCCAGAGCGGAGAACTCGCTCGCCGACTGGAGCCGCTGGGCATCGAGGTCATGAACGTCGATCAAGCCGCTACAGAAGCTTTCATCAACGCCGAATACGCCCGCTGGACCAAAACTATCAAGCAGTCCGGTACGACCCTCGACTAA
- a CDS encoding nuclear transport factor 2 family protein: MDKLELTLPERDAIRLLIARAEIARVSQDWGLARDACRWNELQALFTPDAVMHTTWFVGSASEFIERSREAAKAGARVQHFIGTSSIELQGERAIAETRMILTVRGKLGSVEVDVTCQGRFYDFLRNADGWRIQRRVPIYERDRMDPVVPGTPLELEAERLAAYPEGYRHLAYLQTDGGARIAKDLPTPNSDALTRLCEEGSAWLRREDHATQ; this comes from the coding sequence ATGGACAAACTCGAACTGACACTCCCGGAGCGCGATGCGATCCGCTTGCTGATTGCTCGCGCGGAGATTGCGCGCGTATCGCAAGACTGGGGCCTTGCGCGCGACGCGTGCCGCTGGAACGAACTGCAGGCCCTCTTCACGCCCGATGCAGTCATGCACACGACCTGGTTCGTGGGCAGCGCTTCCGAATTCATCGAACGCTCACGCGAGGCGGCCAAAGCGGGCGCACGCGTGCAGCATTTCATCGGCACCTCATCGATCGAACTCCAGGGCGAGCGCGCGATTGCGGAGACCCGGATGATCCTCACGGTGCGGGGCAAGCTCGGCAGCGTCGAAGTGGATGTCACCTGCCAGGGCCGCTTCTACGACTTCCTGAGGAACGCAGACGGCTGGCGCATCCAGCGGCGCGTGCCGATCTACGAGCGCGACCGGATGGATCCGGTGGTACCGGGCACGCCTCTCGAGTTGGAAGCCGAGCGGCTCGCCGCCTATCCCGAAGGTTATCGCCACCTGGCCTACCTGCAAACGGACGGCGGCGCGCGAATCGCCAAGGACCTGCCGACGCCCAACAGCGATGCACTCACGCGTCTTTGCGAGGAAGGCAGCGCCTGGCTCCGCCGCGAAGACCACGCGA